One part of the Ornithorhynchus anatinus isolate Pmale09 chromosome 21, mOrnAna1.pri.v4, whole genome shotgun sequence genome encodes these proteins:
- the RNASET2 gene encoding ribonuclease T2 isoform X1, with product MKSEVLHSLILGCFSLCVYYGYPNKAREVHEWTKLFMVHHWPATVCKEAENDCRDPPNYWTIHGLWPDKAEVCNRSWHFNLDEIKDLLPDMKQFWPDIIHSSPNRSQFWKHEWEKHGTCAAQLDILNSQKKYFGKSLDLYKKIDLNSVLLKFGIEPSNTYQISDIKKTLCSWYGVIPKIQCLPPEQEKAQIIGQIELCFTKNLELRNCTDPEVESTKKTLMDDVSSESPTLHVCDDGPAYYPPAEEPEN from the exons ATGAAGTCGGAGGTACTGCATAGTCTCATCCTGGGTTGCTTTAGTCTGTGTGTCTATTATGGATATCCTAATAAAGCCAG GGAAGTCCACGAATGGACAAAACTATTTATGGTTCACCATTGGCCAGCGACTGTATGCAAG GAGGCAGAAAATGATTGCAGAGATCCCCCTAATTACTGGACAATACATGGATTATG gcCTGACAAAGCTGAAGTGTGTAATAGATCATGGCACTTCAATTTAGATGAGATAAAG GATCTCCTACCTGACATGAAGCAATTCTGGCCTGATATAATTCATTCGTCTCCAAATCGCAGCCAATTCTG GAAGCATGAATGGGAGAAGCATGGGACTTGTGCAGCCCAGCTAGACATTCTGAATTCTCAGAAAAAGTACTTTGGCAAAAGTCTGGATCTCTATAAAAAAATTGACTTGAACAG TGTCCTCTTGAAATTTGGGATAGAGCCATCTAACACCTACCAG ATTTCAGACATCAAGAAAACCCTTTGCAGCTGGTATGGAGTAATACCAAAAATCCAGTGCCTTCCACCAGAGCAG GAGAAAGCACAAATAATCGGTCAGATTGAATTGTGTTTCACTAAAAACCTGGAGTTGAGAAATTGTACTGATCCAGAGGTGGAGTCCACCAAAAAGACTCTGATGGATGATGTGTCTTCTGAGAGTCCGACTCTGCATGTTTGTGATGATGGTCCAGCCTATTACCCGCCCGCAGAGGAGCCTGAGAATTGA
- the RNASET2 gene encoding ribonuclease T2 isoform X2 produces MKSEVLHSLILGCFSLCVYYGYPNKAREVHEWTKLFMVHHWPATVCKEAENDCRDPPNYWTIHGLWPDKAEVCNRSWHFNLDEIKDLLPDMKQFWPDIIHSSPNRSQFCVLLKFGIEPSNTYQISDIKKTLCSWYGVIPKIQCLPPEQEKAQIIGQIELCFTKNLELRNCTDPEVESTKKTLMDDVSSESPTLHVCDDGPAYYPPAEEPEN; encoded by the exons ATGAAGTCGGAGGTACTGCATAGTCTCATCCTGGGTTGCTTTAGTCTGTGTGTCTATTATGGATATCCTAATAAAGCCAG GGAAGTCCACGAATGGACAAAACTATTTATGGTTCACCATTGGCCAGCGACTGTATGCAAG GAGGCAGAAAATGATTGCAGAGATCCCCCTAATTACTGGACAATACATGGATTATG gcCTGACAAAGCTGAAGTGTGTAATAGATCATGGCACTTCAATTTAGATGAGATAAAG GATCTCCTACCTGACATGAAGCAATTCTGGCCTGATATAATTCATTCGTCTCCAAATCGCAGCCAATTCTG TGTCCTCTTGAAATTTGGGATAGAGCCATCTAACACCTACCAG ATTTCAGACATCAAGAAAACCCTTTGCAGCTGGTATGGAGTAATACCAAAAATCCAGTGCCTTCCACCAGAGCAG GAGAAAGCACAAATAATCGGTCAGATTGAATTGTGTTTCACTAAAAACCTGGAGTTGAGAAATTGTACTGATCCAGAGGTGGAGTCCACCAAAAAGACTCTGATGGATGATGTGTCTTCTGAGAGTCCGACTCTGCATGTTTGTGATGATGGTCCAGCCTATTACCCGCCCGCAGAGGAGCCTGAGAATTGA